A genomic window from Etheostoma spectabile isolate EspeVRDwgs_2016 chromosome 13, UIUC_Espe_1.0, whole genome shotgun sequence includes:
- the zgc:165604 gene encoding immunoglobulin superfamily member 11 yields MPRYFGHQFVHRGREDCLSLGFLSAMGSSARWVLWTQCVYFTALENVALRVTMRESSLKVVQGDVVVLPCSFFTSSPLSRLNVIWTLAPFSSPEIPMQVIVYDHGQVIEDPSLIGRVGFTGIPWSADIVLNDTRVTDAGIYRCMVNNPPEAADPGIGELELSILAPPSLPLCQWDGDIDMGGSVTLSCSVVEGVPTPEIRWDKLNPEEITLPINMEGDLSGSVQIVNVTSQTSGLYRCSATNLLGTANCYVNLSIYTTPDSSSGMLQGVLLTLSMSLVLLALLVLVLWLHRTGQDGGWREGKEEECYNEIRYTPSLMKRSFV; encoded by the exons ATGCCTAGATATTTTGGCCACCAGTTCGTACACAGGGGGAGAGAGGACTGCCTGTCTCTGGGTTTCCTCTCAGCTATGGGCTCTTCAGCGAGATGGGTGCTCTGGAcccagtgtgtgtattttaccGCTCTGGAGAATG TTGCACTCAGGGTAACCATGAGGGAATCCAGTCTAAAGGTGGTTCAAGGGGATGTTGTTGTGCTGCCTTGCTCCTTCTTCACCTCCAGCCCACTCTCCAGACTCAACGTTATCTGGACTCTGGCACCCTTCTCCAGTCCAGAAATCCCAATGCAG GTGATTGTATATGACCATGGACAGGTGATTGAAGACCCTTCACTCATTGGCAGGGTGGGTTTTACAG GTATTCCCTGGAGTGCAGATATTGTCCTGAATGACACACGTGTAACAGATGCTGGAATTTACCGCTGCATGGTCAATAATCCACCAGAGGCAGCAGATCCCGGCATAGGAGAGTTGGAGCTTAGTATTCTGG CTCCACCTTCTCTGCCCCTGTGCCAGTGGGATGGAGACATCGATATGGGAGGAAGTGTCACACTGTCCTGCTCGGTGGTGGAAGGCGTCCCCACTCCAGAGATCCGCTGGGATAAACTCAATCCAGAGGAAATCACACTTCCTATCAACATGGAGG GAGATCTCTCAGGCTCCGTCCAAATTGTCAATGTTACATCTCAGACATCCGGCCTGTATCGCTGCTCTGCCACTAACCTCCTGGGAACAGCAAACTGCTACGTCAACCTCTCCATCTACACCA CGCCAGACAGTTCTTCAGGCATGCTGCAGGGTGTACTGCTCACCCTGTCCATGAGCTTGGTGTTACTGGCGCTGCTGGTGCTCGTGCTGTGGCTCCATCGCACGGGACAGGACGGGGGGTGGAGGGAAGGGAAAGAAGAGGAGTGTTATAATGAGATACGGTATACTCCGTCTCTAATGAAGCGCTCGTTTGTTTGA
- the dlat gene encoding dihydrolipoyllysine-residue acetyltransferase component of pyruvate dehydrogenase complex, mitochondrial isoform X2: MLRLILRLRPSAGLRCPRALPAGPATLSSRSVPGSGSLRRLHCAAGSRTVCLGSGFSHRGALLRFPHLTGSCQSSRYYSLPPHQKVELPALSPTMQTGTIARWEKKEGEKISEGELIAEVETDKATVGFEMMEECYLAKILVAEGTRDVTIGSVICITVDSPDLIPAFKDVTLESLQAAGPSPVASAPPPPPAAAPAATAAPGSSYPTHMKITLPALSPTMTMGTVQRWEKKVGEKLSEGDLLAEIETDKATIGFEVQEEGYLAKIMVPEGTRDVPLGMPLCIIVEKESDIAAFKNYAEIGVAEVSTPPLAPAPAAAPAAPAGTFTDIPISNIRKVIAQRLMQSKQTIPHYYLSVDVNMDQVLELRKELNAEVKAQNIKLSVNDFIIKASALSCLKVPECNSSWMDTVIRQNHVVDLSVAVSTANGLITPIVFNAHTKGLAAISSDVSALAAKAREGKLQPHEFQGGTFTISNLGMFGIKNFSAIINPPQACILAVGGSEKRLMPADNEKGFDVASMMSVTLSCDHRVVDGAVGAQWLAEFRKFLEKPVTMLL; the protein is encoded by the exons ATGCTTCGTCTCATCCTGCGGCTCAGGCCGTCCGCCGGCCTCCGCTGTCCCCGTGCCCTCCCGGCTGGGCCTGCTACGCTCAGCTCCCGCTCGGTGCCCGGATCCGGTTCACTAAGGCGGCTTCACTGCGCAGCGGGGTCCCGGACCGTGTGTTTGGGGTCCGGCTTTAGCCACAGGGGAGCTCTGCTGCGGTTTCCCCATTTGACAGGCAGCTGTCAGAGCAGTCGTTACTACAGCCTGCCGCCGCACCAGAAG GTGGAGCTTCCTGCACTGTCGCCCACCATGCAGACAGGGACGATCGCTCGCTgggagaagaaagagggagaaaaaatcAGCGAGGGCGAACTTATAGCCGAG GTGGAGACTGACAAGGCCACTGTAGGTTTTGAGATGATGGAGGAGTGCTATCTGGCAAAGATCCTGGTTGCTGAAGGGACCAGAGATGTCACTATCGGATCTGTAATCTGCATCACAGTTGACAG CCCTGACCTCATCCCAGCGTTTAAAGACGTAACGTTGGAGTCACTTCAAGCAGCTGGTCCTTCACCTGTTGCCtccgctcctcctcctcctcctgctgcggCTCCTGCTGCTACAGCAGCCCCGGGAAGCTCTTACCCAACACACATGAAG ATCACACTTCCTGCCCTCTCTCCCACCATGACAATGGGAACAGTGCAGCGCTGGGAGAAGAAGGTGGGAGAGAAGCTGAGTGAAGGAGATCTGCTGGCTGAGATCGAGACTGACAAGGCGACCATCG gttTTGAGGTGCAGGAGGAGGGATATTTAGCCAAAATCATGGTGCCAGAGGGAACTCGGGATGTTCCCCTGGGAATGCCGCTCTGCATCATtgtagagaaagagagtgacATTGCTGCCTTCAAGAATTATGCAGAGATTGGGGTGGCAGAGGTTTCCACACCACCTCTAGCACCA GCACCTGCTGCAGCTCCGGCTGCACCAGCTGGGACCTTCACAGACATCCCTATCAGCAACATCCGCAAG GTCATCGCTCAGAGGTTGATGCAGTCCAAGCAAACTATCCCCCACTATTATCTTTCTGTAGATGTCAACATGGACCAAGTGCTTGAGCTTCGGAAAGAACTCAATGCT GAGGTGAAAGCCCAGAATATCAAGCTTAGTGTGAATGACTTCATCATCAAAGCCAGCGCTCTGTCCTGCCTCAAGGTTCCTGAGTGCAACTCCTCCTGGATGGACACAGTCATCCGCCA GAATCATGTAGTAGACCTGAGTGTAGCTGTGAGCACAGCCAACGGTCTCATCACGCCTATAGTGTTTAACGCCCACACCAAAGGACTGGCTGCCATCAGCTCCGACGTGTCGGCTCTCGCTGCCAAAGCAAGAGAAGGCAAGCTGCAGCCACATGAGTTCCAG GGAGGTACATTCACAATCTCTAATTTGGGGATGTTTGGCATAAAGAACTTCTCCGCAATAATCAACCCCCCTCAGGCCTGTATCCTCGCCGTCGGGGGCTCAGAGAAACGGCTTATGCCTGCGGATAATGAAAAAGG GTTCGACGTAGCCAGCATGATGTCGGTGACGCTGAGCTGCGACCACAGAGTGGTGGACGGAGCGGTCGGCGCGCAGTGGCTGGCAGAGTTCCGCAAGTTCCTGGAGAAACCCGTCACCATGCTGTTGTGA
- the dlat gene encoding dihydrolipoyllysine-residue acetyltransferase component of pyruvate dehydrogenase complex, mitochondrial isoform X1 yields MLRLILRLRPSAGLRCPRALPAGPATLSSRSVPGSGSLRRLHCAAGSRTVCLGSGFSHRGALLRFPHLTGSCQSSRYYSLPPHQKVELPALSPTMQTGTIARWEKKEGEKISEGELIAEVETDKATVGFEMMEECYLAKILVAEGTRDVTIGSVICITVDSPDLIPAFKDVTLESLQAAGPSPVASAPPPPPAAAPAATAAPGSSYPTHMKITLPALSPTMTMGTVQRWEKKVGEKLSEGDLLAEIETDKATIGFEVQEEGYLAKIMVPEGTRDVPLGMPLCIIVEKESDIAAFKNYAEIGVAEVSTPPLAPAAAPAAATPSPSAASPGPAAAAPGAPRKGRVFASPLAKKLAAEKGINLAQVSGSGPDGRITRKDIDSFVPPKAAPAVAAAPSPAAVRAAPAPAAAPAAPAGTFTDIPISNIRKVIAQRLMQSKQTIPHYYLSVDVNMDQVLELRKELNAEVKAQNIKLSVNDFIIKASALSCLKVPECNSSWMDTVIRQNHVVDLSVAVSTANGLITPIVFNAHTKGLAAISSDVSALAAKAREGKLQPHEFQGGTFTISNLGMFGIKNFSAIINPPQACILAVGGSEKRLMPADNEKGFDVASMMSVTLSCDHRVVDGAVGAQWLAEFRKFLEKPVTMLL; encoded by the exons ATGCTTCGTCTCATCCTGCGGCTCAGGCCGTCCGCCGGCCTCCGCTGTCCCCGTGCCCTCCCGGCTGGGCCTGCTACGCTCAGCTCCCGCTCGGTGCCCGGATCCGGTTCACTAAGGCGGCTTCACTGCGCAGCGGGGTCCCGGACCGTGTGTTTGGGGTCCGGCTTTAGCCACAGGGGAGCTCTGCTGCGGTTTCCCCATTTGACAGGCAGCTGTCAGAGCAGTCGTTACTACAGCCTGCCGCCGCACCAGAAG GTGGAGCTTCCTGCACTGTCGCCCACCATGCAGACAGGGACGATCGCTCGCTgggagaagaaagagggagaaaaaatcAGCGAGGGCGAACTTATAGCCGAG GTGGAGACTGACAAGGCCACTGTAGGTTTTGAGATGATGGAGGAGTGCTATCTGGCAAAGATCCTGGTTGCTGAAGGGACCAGAGATGTCACTATCGGATCTGTAATCTGCATCACAGTTGACAG CCCTGACCTCATCCCAGCGTTTAAAGACGTAACGTTGGAGTCACTTCAAGCAGCTGGTCCTTCACCTGTTGCCtccgctcctcctcctcctcctgctgcggCTCCTGCTGCTACAGCAGCCCCGGGAAGCTCTTACCCAACACACATGAAG ATCACACTTCCTGCCCTCTCTCCCACCATGACAATGGGAACAGTGCAGCGCTGGGAGAAGAAGGTGGGAGAGAAGCTGAGTGAAGGAGATCTGCTGGCTGAGATCGAGACTGACAAGGCGACCATCG gttTTGAGGTGCAGGAGGAGGGATATTTAGCCAAAATCATGGTGCCAGAGGGAACTCGGGATGTTCCCCTGGGAATGCCGCTCTGCATCATtgtagagaaagagagtgacATTGCTGCCTTCAAGAATTATGCAGAGATTGGGGTGGCAGAGGTTTCCACACCACCTCTAGCACCA GCTGCAGCTCCAGCTGCTGCAACACCCAGTCCTTCTGCCGCATCACCCGGTCCTGCTGCCGCTGCACCAGGGGCACCCAGGAAAGGTCGTGTGTTTGCCAGCCCGCTCGCCAAGAAACTTGCTGCTGAGAAAGGAATCAACCTGGCACAGGTCAGCG GCTCTGGTCCTGATGGGCGCATCACCAGGAAAGACATTGACAGCTTTGTTCCACCAAAGGCTGCACCT GCCGTAGCTGCTGCTCCCTCTCCAGCTGCAGTTCGTGCTGCTCCTGCACCTGCTGCAGCTCCGGCTGCACCAGCTGGGACCTTCACAGACATCCCTATCAGCAACATCCGCAAG GTCATCGCTCAGAGGTTGATGCAGTCCAAGCAAACTATCCCCCACTATTATCTTTCTGTAGATGTCAACATGGACCAAGTGCTTGAGCTTCGGAAAGAACTCAATGCT GAGGTGAAAGCCCAGAATATCAAGCTTAGTGTGAATGACTTCATCATCAAAGCCAGCGCTCTGTCCTGCCTCAAGGTTCCTGAGTGCAACTCCTCCTGGATGGACACAGTCATCCGCCA GAATCATGTAGTAGACCTGAGTGTAGCTGTGAGCACAGCCAACGGTCTCATCACGCCTATAGTGTTTAACGCCCACACCAAAGGACTGGCTGCCATCAGCTCCGACGTGTCGGCTCTCGCTGCCAAAGCAAGAGAAGGCAAGCTGCAGCCACATGAGTTCCAG GGAGGTACATTCACAATCTCTAATTTGGGGATGTTTGGCATAAAGAACTTCTCCGCAATAATCAACCCCCCTCAGGCCTGTATCCTCGCCGTCGGGGGCTCAGAGAAACGGCTTATGCCTGCGGATAATGAAAAAGG GTTCGACGTAGCCAGCATGATGTCGGTGACGCTGAGCTGCGACCACAGAGTGGTGGACGGAGCGGTCGGCGCGCAGTGGCTGGCAGAGTTCCGCAAGTTCCTGGAGAAACCCGTCACCATGCTGTTGTGA